A window of Desulfocurvibacter africanus subsp. africanus DSM 2603 contains these coding sequences:
- a CDS encoding DnaA ATPase domain-containing protein: MSKASLRKHLSKFFSDPELKRWFDPLKVDVSSDEKRVCVAFPHAFFGDWFDTHARSRFEAEVARFLGPGFLVRYENSAGIGNRPQHLAMKPAQSVNFPFGHQFTLDNFLVNRKNSFPIASAREVATKGNSTYSPFVICGEAGSGKTHLLRAVANEISKSCGIERIFSGSVEDMNQLYASRFRNDPHKARNHLGAFDYLFVDDLQQIRNHPDLQQELILIFNALHDRRKQMVFSCTGRLSSYDFLDPKLKSRLEWGLIVHLEAPDLDIRVRYIQQQLKLRKLQLNQEQILTLSQRFTDFRFLQGILLKLFAFKELMNRDIREREFEQILSHTEDVTKPALTPEAVLKAVADHFKLPVKDVTGSRRHQEVVMARQMAMYLCRKLLGSSYPALGRLFGGKDHSTVLYAVKKIKELQQDDPDMKRLLISLREKCLSQEEI, encoded by the coding sequence GTGTCCAAAGCCTCTCTCAGGAAGCACCTGTCCAAATTTTTCTCCGACCCGGAGCTCAAACGCTGGTTCGATCCCCTGAAGGTGGACGTATCGTCGGATGAGAAGCGCGTGTGCGTGGCCTTTCCGCACGCATTCTTCGGCGACTGGTTCGACACGCACGCCCGCAGCCGCTTCGAGGCGGAGGTGGCCCGCTTTTTGGGACCCGGTTTTCTTGTGCGCTACGAGAATAGCGCCGGCATCGGCAACCGCCCGCAACATCTGGCCATGAAGCCAGCCCAGAGCGTGAACTTCCCTTTTGGCCACCAGTTCACTTTGGATAACTTCCTGGTCAACCGCAAGAACTCCTTTCCCATAGCCTCGGCGCGGGAAGTGGCCACCAAGGGCAACAGCACCTACAGCCCTTTCGTCATCTGCGGCGAAGCCGGCTCGGGCAAGACGCACCTGCTGCGCGCCGTGGCCAACGAAATCAGCAAGTCATGCGGCATCGAGCGCATATTCTCCGGCTCCGTGGAGGACATGAACCAGCTCTACGCCTCGCGCTTCAGAAACGATCCGCACAAGGCCAGGAACCACCTGGGGGCCTTCGATTACCTTTTCGTGGACGACCTGCAGCAGATCAGGAACCATCCGGACCTGCAACAGGAACTCATCCTGATCTTCAACGCCCTCCACGACCGCCGCAAGCAGATGGTCTTTTCCTGCACGGGCCGACTTTCCAGCTACGACTTCCTGGACCCAAAGCTCAAGTCGCGCCTGGAATGGGGCCTCATCGTGCACCTGGAAGCGCCCGACTTGGACATCCGCGTGCGCTACATCCAGCAGCAGCTCAAACTACGCAAGCTCCAACTGAACCAGGAACAAATCCTGACCCTGTCTCAGCGCTTCACGGATTTCCGTTTCTTGCAAGGCATCCTGCTCAAGCTGTTCGCCTTCAAGGAGCTGATGAACCGCGACATCCGCGAGCGCGAGTTCGAGCAAATCCTCAGCCACACCGAGGACGTGACCAAGCCGGCCCTCACGCCCGAGGCCGTGCTCAAGGCCGTGGCCGACCACTTCAAGCTGCCGGTCAAGGACGTCACGGGCAGCCGCCGGCACCAGGAAGTGGTCATGGCCAGACAGATGGCCATGTATCTGTGCCGCAAGCTCCTGGGCAGCTCATATCCGGCCCTGGGCCGGCTCTTCGGCGGCAAGGACCACTCCACTGTTCTTTACGCCGTGAAAAAGATAAAGGAATTGCAGCAGGATGACCCGGATATGAAACGCCTGTTGATAAGTTTACGCGAGAAGTGCCTCTCTCAGGAGGAAATCTGA
- the dnaN gene encoding DNA polymerase III subunit beta — translation MFVRVFRDDIIEGLQKSASIIPAKTGAAFLRTIWLKAEDGALKIMATDSNLEFCGSYKAEIVQEGLAGVQGRAFYDLMRKLPSGQITIRTDEATKNAIIEQGSRKYKLPVNDPSWFQKFSDYPESGGVFWSGDFLQELIDRVAFCISDEDTMEAIACMNMVAKDVEGEKVVEVCGLNGHQFAMVRFVNDDIAGLLPENGILVQKKYVSELKKWLTADEIELAISDKRLFCRTGDRRETFSLPLSYYQYPDYQGFLAKVQGNGASSLSFARTEMIESLDRIMIFNSETNRCVNFVFNGQELTLFSQGQDVGQASESIQVVFAGELEKIAFPTRNLIEILGHYSSDQVSFTLTGSEGPCGIRSEQDKDYLVIIMPMKIVEETYFKEEND, via the coding sequence ATGTTTGTAAGAGTATTCCGAGATGATATCATCGAAGGCCTGCAGAAGTCGGCGAGCATCATCCCGGCCAAGACGGGGGCGGCATTCCTGAGAACCATCTGGCTCAAGGCAGAGGACGGGGCGCTCAAGATCATGGCCACGGACTCGAACCTGGAGTTCTGCGGCAGCTATAAGGCGGAGATCGTGCAAGAGGGTCTGGCCGGCGTACAGGGCAGGGCTTTCTACGATCTGATGCGCAAACTGCCTTCTGGCCAGATAACCATCCGCACCGATGAGGCCACCAAGAATGCTATAATCGAGCAGGGCAGCCGCAAATACAAGCTGCCGGTCAACGATCCTTCCTGGTTCCAGAAGTTTTCCGACTACCCGGAAAGCGGCGGCGTTTTCTGGTCGGGCGATTTCCTCCAGGAGCTCATCGATCGCGTGGCCTTCTGCATCAGCGACGAGGACACCATGGAGGCCATCGCCTGCATGAACATGGTGGCCAAGGACGTGGAAGGCGAGAAGGTGGTGGAAGTTTGCGGCCTGAATGGCCATCAATTCGCCATGGTACGCTTCGTGAATGACGACATCGCCGGCTTGCTCCCGGAAAACGGCATCCTGGTGCAGAAGAAATACGTCTCTGAACTCAAGAAATGGCTGACCGCCGACGAGATTGAGCTGGCCATAAGCGACAAGCGGTTGTTCTGCCGCACCGGTGACCGGCGCGAGACCTTCAGTCTGCCGCTGTCCTATTATCAATATCCGGACTATCAGGGCTTCCTGGCCAAGGTGCAGGGCAATGGCGCGTCATCCCTCAGTTTCGCGCGCACGGAAATGATCGAGTCACTGGACCGCATCATGATTTTCAATTCCGAGACCAACCGCTGCGTGAACTTCGTGTTCAACGGCCAGGAGTTGACGCTCTTTTCCCAAGGCCAGGACGTGGGACAGGCCTCGGAGTCCATTCAAGTGGTATTTGCCGGGGAGTTGGAGAAAATCGCCTTCCCGACCCGCAACCTAATCGAGATTCTTGGGCATTACAGCTCCGACCAGGTGAGCTTCACCCTGACCGGCTCCGAAGGCCCCTGCGGCATCAGGAGCGAACAGGACAAGGACTACCTGGTCATCATCATGCCCATGAAGATCGTCGAAGAGACTTACTTTAAAGAGGAAAACGACTAA
- a CDS encoding homocysteine biosynthesis protein, with amino-acid sequence MAGASQTLRTIAEINERIKKGKAVVVNASEMTEIVRREGKAKAAREVDVVTTGTFSPMCSSGLFFNIGQSGPVIRASRIKLNNVPAYGGIAAVDGYIGATEPTEDDPLNKVYPGRFHYGGGHVIEDLVAGKSVHLKAESYVTDCYPRKVVERDITLADLPFAELLNPRNCYQNYNAAVNLTSRTIYTYMGPLKPDARNCNFATAGELSPLFNDPYLRTIGLGTRIFLGGGIGYVIGAGTQHNSKPQRNERGIPLTPSGTLMVKGDLKGMQERYLRGISFLGYGCSLSLGVGIPIPILDEELAWFTGVADSDILMPVKDYGHDYPNGIHKILAHAPFSELKSGEIKLDGKRVPTVPLTSHVMSLEVADKLKEWIQQGKFLLSEPVESIPSR; translated from the coding sequence ATGGCCGGAGCGAGCCAGACCCTGAGGACGATTGCCGAAATCAACGAGCGCATCAAAAAAGGCAAAGCCGTGGTGGTCAACGCCAGCGAAATGACCGAAATCGTTCGCCGCGAGGGCAAGGCTAAGGCCGCCCGCGAGGTGGACGTGGTCACCACCGGCACCTTCTCGCCCATGTGCTCCTCGGGTCTGTTCTTCAATATCGGTCAGAGCGGGCCTGTCATTAGGGCCAGCCGCATCAAGCTCAACAACGTGCCGGCCTACGGCGGAATCGCCGCCGTGGACGGATACATCGGAGCCACCGAGCCAACCGAGGACGATCCGCTCAACAAGGTCTATCCCGGACGCTTCCACTACGGCGGAGGCCATGTCATCGAGGATCTGGTCGCGGGCAAGAGCGTGCACCTGAAGGCCGAGAGCTACGTTACGGACTGCTACCCAAGGAAGGTAGTGGAGCGCGACATAACCCTGGCCGACCTGCCCTTTGCCGAGCTGCTGAATCCGCGCAACTGCTACCAGAACTACAACGCGGCCGTGAACCTGACCAGCCGCACCATCTACACGTACATGGGTCCGCTCAAGCCCGATGCTCGCAACTGCAACTTCGCGACCGCCGGCGAACTGTCCCCGCTGTTCAACGATCCGTACCTGCGCACCATCGGCCTGGGCACACGCATCTTCCTGGGCGGCGGCATCGGCTACGTCATCGGCGCGGGCACCCAGCACAATTCCAAGCCCCAGCGCAACGAGCGGGGCATCCCGCTCACGCCCTCGGGCACGCTCATGGTCAAGGGCGATCTGAAAGGTATGCAGGAACGCTATCTGCGCGGCATTAGTTTCCTGGGCTACGGCTGCTCGCTGTCCCTGGGCGTGGGCATTCCTATTCCGATCCTGGACGAGGAGCTGGCTTGGTTCACCGGCGTGGCCGATTCGGACATCCTCATGCCGGTCAAGGACTATGGCCACGATTATCCCAACGGAATACACAAGATCCTGGCCCACGCGCCTTTCAGCGAACTCAAATCCGGCGAGATCAAGCTTGACGGCAAGCGCGTGCCCACGGTGCCCCTTACCAGCCATGTAATGTCCCTGGAGGTCGCCGACAAACTCAAGGAATGGATTCAACAGGGCAAGTTCCTGCTCAGCGAGCCGGTCGAGTCCATTCCGTCGCGCTAA
- the rlmN gene encoding 23S rRNA (adenine(2503)-C(2))-methyltransferase RlmN produces the protein MDTKINLLDLSLDELRGFIAELREPRFRAEQVWQWMWQKGVSDFEEMSNVSKALRTKLAEHAVILPPTIDTVRESDDGTVKFLLRLADGALIETVLLPSRTHYTQCLSTQVGCAMGCAFCSTGTMGLARNLAHSEICGQVLLGRKWLEQKNSQDKGERSLRNLVFMGMGEPLMNYDTLVKSLHTLRDDKAFGFSSRRMTVSTAGVPGRMTELVTSGLARLAVSLHAPTQELRERIMPRAARMHPLPALMEELKKLPLRPQERTTFEYILIGGLNDTPQHARELVRLLSHVRAKINLIACNPAKDSPFAAPTMEAIEAFQQVLRDKGLVAMLRKSKGQDIEAACGQLVTQKQKEQARTEQADA, from the coding sequence ATGGACACCAAGATTAACCTGCTGGATCTCTCCCTGGACGAACTGCGCGGCTTCATAGCCGAACTGAGAGAGCCACGCTTCCGGGCCGAGCAGGTCTGGCAATGGATGTGGCAGAAGGGAGTCAGTGATTTCGAAGAGATGAGCAACGTTTCCAAGGCCCTGCGCACCAAGCTGGCCGAACATGCCGTAATACTCCCGCCGACCATCGACACGGTGCGTGAAAGCGACGACGGCACGGTCAAGTTCCTCCTGCGCCTGGCCGACGGAGCGCTCATCGAAACCGTGCTGCTCCCGTCGAGGACGCACTACACCCAATGCCTGTCCACGCAGGTCGGCTGCGCCATGGGCTGCGCCTTCTGCTCGACCGGAACCATGGGCCTCGCGCGCAACCTGGCGCACTCCGAGATCTGCGGCCAAGTCCTCTTGGGCAGGAAGTGGCTGGAGCAGAAAAACAGCCAGGACAAAGGGGAACGCAGCCTGCGCAACCTCGTGTTCATGGGCATGGGCGAGCCGCTCATGAACTACGACACGCTGGTCAAAAGCCTGCACACCCTGCGCGACGACAAGGCCTTCGGCTTCTCATCGCGGCGCATGACCGTGTCCACGGCCGGCGTGCCCGGCAGGATGACCGAACTCGTGACCTCCGGACTGGCCCGACTGGCCGTGTCACTGCACGCGCCCACCCAGGAGTTGCGCGAGCGGATCATGCCCAGGGCCGCGCGCATGCACCCGCTCCCCGCGCTCATGGAGGAGTTGAAAAAGCTGCCTCTCAGGCCACAGGAACGCACCACCTTCGAGTACATCCTGATCGGCGGGCTCAACGATACGCCGCAGCACGCCCGCGAGCTGGTGCGCCTGCTGTCCCACGTGCGCGCCAAGATCAACCTCATCGCCTGCAACCCGGCCAAGGACTCGCCCTTCGCGGCTCCGACCATGGAGGCCATAGAAGCCTTCCAGCAGGTCCTGCGCGACAAGGGCCTGGTCGCCATGCTGCGCAAGTCCAAGGGCCAGGATATCGAAGCTGCCTGCGGACAACTGGTTACCCAAAAGCAGAAGGAACAGGCCCGGACCGAGCAGGCTGACGCGTAA